Below is a genomic region from candidate division SR1 bacterium Aalborg_AAW-1.
TCTTTTATCTGGGTATGGAAAGAACTCATTATTGCTGCGGTTGGGATAATTATCGCACTATTTTTTGTAAAAAATGGTGAATATAGAAAAAAAGTATTATCACATAAACGATCAATAGCTATTGTGACAACTATTATAATATCTCTTATCATCAGTCTCAGTAATTCCATTGTTATACATGGACAAAGTATAATCGATTTCGCCGTATCAGCAAAATTCAACTATATTCCACTTATTATTTTCATTGTATGATTATGAGCAAGCTATATTATTAGCGAAGAACACAATAAATCTCTTATCAGTACGGCTCTCACTACAATAAAATGGGTACTTATTTTTTCACTCTTGCGATATGGAATACTTCATACTATACCCAATGTTCTTGATCGAATAGGATTTTCTCAACCAGGTATGAGCATAGAACGAACAGTAGGAACTCCACCGCCATCACTTTGGCTCACAGAATTTTATAGTGGGTATGTTCGTAATCAGTGACCCTTTGGCTGACCTCTTAGCTTAGGATTTTATTTAGCAGCTATGCGACCACTCTTTTATGGATTAGTATTATACAAAAAGAATTTTTCTGACATACGAGGTTGGTGGTTGCTGTATATTGGAATTGTGATATCTACCTATTCAAGAGCAGCTCGAGGTATATTTCTTATCTCTTCAGTACTTATTGCTCTGATTGTTTATAGAAAATATACTAAATATATTATTGCTTTAGGAGTTACCGTATTTATTGCAGTATGAATATATATTGCCTGATGAGGACAAAGTGAATTATTTCTCAGAACACGATCTGACAAAGGACATATAGAATACTTTTTTCAATGACTTGATCTTGTTAAACAACATCGATTACGATGACTATGAGCCGCATCTGTTGGACCAGCATCAAACCATATTGAATGAGTAGAAAAAGTTTTCAATCCAGAAAATCAATATATGCAAATTTGGCTAGAATATGGATTGTTTTGAGTTCTTAGTCGAGTACTCTCATATTTGAGCATCCTTTTCAATCCATTCAAAAAATGGCTTTCATTACGAACAAGTAGAAGGGCACAATCAGTATCAGGTGAAACTATCACCTATATTGGAATAAGCATATCTATTATTGCTCTCTCTGTTGCTGGGATGGTTTTACATCCATTTGTTGATTCTAGTAGTATATATCCATTTATGCTTATAGCAGGAATAGTGTATGGATATTATCACCAATATGGAAAACATAAAACAATAGCAGATAAAAAACTTACAAAAAAAGAAATTAAACAGACACAAAAACAGCAAGACGCAACCACAACATCACAACATACAAGATATGAAATAAAGACAAACAACAACTGAAAAAAATCGATATCAAGATATATTCCTTATGTCTGGACTATAGTATTGAGCATATTCTTTGTATTGCAAACATATGTCACATTTTGAGTTCATCTTATTGATAATACAATTATATTAAGTACGACAAGAGATCTATTTTTTTCTTTATATATTATAATAAGTATCATAGTATGATGGAAATATCTCCTGAAATTCATAACAACGTATTGGAAAATTATTATACCTATTATAATACTTATTAGTATTAATATATGATATCTCGTCATAGGTAATATCAATACACTATCAGTCATTGCTTGAATAAAATATGATATATTTCAATTTATCATTATAGGATGATGATTGTGGCTATGATATTTAGCCTACATTTTTAAAAAATGAAAAAACATATACACATATATAAATCGATTTCTTAAACGATCATTAGTAATACTTTGTATTGGTGTGCTATGGCAAATAGGGAAAAATATATCTCCTGACATATTTTTATCATATTTATGATATAGCAGTCCTAGTGATTTTGTACCATATAGCAAACCTCCCATTTATTATATAACAGGAGCAGGTTGAATTGAAAGACTCAGTTGATTATTTGTATGACCAAATACATTAGGTTTTTTTCTTATTCTTATGACAAGTGTATTATATTTTTACAGCAAAAATAAGGTTTGAAAAAAATATATAATATCATGAACTATATTATATTTTCTTTTATCACTCTCAACACTCTCAAGATGAGCTATCATAGGAATTTCACTACAAATTCTTCTTCTTATCATATATGAAGGATATCTATTATGAAACAAAACATTACAATCAACAACATCATTATATAAGAAAAAACTCTCTCTCATTATCACAACACTCATCTTGTCAGGAATAGCCCTTTTTATTATTAATATGCGAAAAACTGATTCAAATACAGAGCGTAATAAATCATGAGAAACAATCTATACGATAGTATATGAAAATGGCATACCGTTCTTATGATATGGTCCATGATATGTATGACCAGCAAGACACTATAGCAAAGACTATCAGGACAATAAAAAAAATGATTATGCAATGTTAGAAAATATTTATCTACAAACACTTATTAATCAATGACGAATTGGAATAAGTATATTTGCAATAATATTTATTCAACTGCTTATGATACATAATACTATTAGGAAAAAGATAGATACTCTCTCCAAACCAAATGATTATATACTAGCACAGATTGCACAATATATGGGAATAGGTATATTATGACTATTAAGCATATGATTATTTTTGCATATTTTTATAGATAGCATGGTCAACTACTTATTTTTTCTACCATATAGTATAATAATAGGATACCTCTATTGAATTTTTTCTACAAAAATACATCCATCTATGAATTAAAATTTGTCAATTTAAAAAACACACTGTAGCTTGAATGTTGATGTATAAAGTATATCATAAGGTGTTATTGATATAACTCTTTTATTATCTTAAAGAATAATTATTATTATGTCTACAGCACAAAATCCTAATTGTAGTAAAACTGATAAATGCATGCACATCAGTATTATTGTATTGTTACTAGTAGCAATTGCTTCTTCTATTTGGTCTGGTTTACAAGTCACAAAAATGGAAACACTTAAAGTAGGAGGAAAAGAAAATTTTGAAAAATTACAAACTATTATGAAAAGTGAAGAGTACAAAGCACAATATGCTCAAAGTCTAGATCTTATGCTTCAACAACTTAATGGTAGTATGCCAGAAGATACATATACACCAGATGAAATGGAAGTTACTGATGAAACAATTACAGATGAAGTAATGACTGGTACTACAGGCGGTAATGAAACTCTTGACATTGTTGTTAACCCATCTACAGGTAGCTCTACACAAACAACTCCATCCCTTGTAGATTCTAACGAAACTGTAGGTGAATAATTTATAAAAACAATAATTCCTATTAGTCATACTACTTTTTTATCATTCTCTCTATCCACATCATGTTCAAAAAAAATGATTATAATCATGAAAAACTCACAATTGCTGTAATTTTTTCAGTAATAGCAGCTGCTTTTTCAGTAGCAGGATTCTTCTTTAACAATACTGAAGAGCAAGTATTGAAAGCACTCAATACTATGGAAGCATATAAAGTAGGATGACAAGCTAATCGAGAAAAGTTAAAAAAACTTTATTCTGATCCAAATTTTGCCACTACACAAGGACAAGGTATTGACCAAGCTCTTGAATCAATGGGAGGAGCAGCAGCTAATAATAATGCGGCAGATAATAATAATGGTGCTGACACTACCGCTACAACATCAAAAACTCTCTCTCCTGAACAAATTGCTAGTGTTCTTGATAACAAACCGCTACAAGGAAATAAAGATTCTGATATCGTTCTTGTAGAGTATACAGATTTTGAATGTCCATTCTGTCAAACACATTTTACTAATGGAACGGTTGCAAGTATCATTTCTTCTGAAAAAATTGCTACTACTACTAAGCAATTTCCACTTAGCTTCCATCCATTAGCACAAAAATCAGCAGAAGGAAGTTTATGTGTACTAGAACTTGGATGAGAAGAAGCATTCTTTGAATATATTGATAAAGTATTTACATCAAAAGATCCATCAGTAGCTAATATTACTGCAATTGCTAAAGAAATTGGTGTAAAAGATACTGAATTTACAGAATGTCTCAATTCTAACAAAACTGCTGCACAAGTCGCTGCTGACATGAAGGAAGGACAATCATTGTTTGGAGTGAATGGTACTCCTGGTAATGTACTTATCAATAAAAAAACAGGTAAATATGTTGTTGTTTCTGGTGCTCAACCACTTACAGCATTTCAATCTGCTATTGCCCAGATCAAGTAATTATTCTCATAAATATAATTATATAAAAAAATCCCTGAATTGGGATTTTTTTTATTGATATTTTTTGCAAATAGAAAGTACTCTAGTATACTAGACTCTATGAAACATTTCTCTCTGTGTTATAACATTATTCGTTTTACTGCTCTCGTTCTATTATATATAGGAATATGAAGCAGTTTTTCGACGTTTGCACAAACAGTAGTTGAAATAAGTGATTTTGAAATAAAGGCAAAGCAAGCCTGAATTAATTTAGAATATCTTAAGACACAAAGTAGTATATCTCGTTATGATATTGCAAAACTTCTTAATACAGTTGAATGTACTGATTGTATCGTTCCAGCAAGAACAATTACATCCTATTATTACTCCTGATTTTGGGAAGATTTCATAGTACAACCATGAAAAGATTTTCGTGATATTTTTTACAAAGAAGCTATCTATAATTGAGAAAGTTATTATTATTGTGTAGCGACAGTCGCTGATAATAAGTATATGTATTGATATCCTAAAATCATTTCTCCTACTTGTCCATGAAATTTTTGTTGAGCAAAAAGCATGACAAAATGAGAGTTTGCACAGATTCTAATAAATATACTAACAAAATACATAGCAAATAACTATACAACTAATCGATCTAACATAAAAAAACGACTATGAGAAAATAATAGCAATAACTATATTGCAAATACATTCAATGGAGAGGATACAACACTCATAGACAAGAAAATATCTGAATGTTCAGATCCAACAAAATGTTCTGTCTGACCAGATTATTTTCGTACCTATCTCAAATATTGTATGTATGATCTTGAAGGATGTAATATGAAAACAAGGTGATGGATAACGGAATGATATTGGCCTATTGCAGAGTTGAATATTCTCTATCAAGAATGAATTTTAGAAGAATCTAATGGCTTTATTAATACAATTCATGATCCAATTGATGGATATACAGCGATAACAACATTATCTAAGATATTTCCTAAGGTATCTTGTACTTTTAACGGAGATTATGATTGTGATGGAATCAATAACAATCTAGACAATTGTCCTTATGATTATAACCCATCAAAAAAAGATACTGATAATAATAACATGGGCGATGTATGTGATGATGATATTGATGGTGATGGTATTAAAAACCCTATTGGTGCAGTAGATGAATCTGGGAATATTAATATTGCAAGCTACCAAAACAATCACTGAAGCTGAAACAACAACTTATCTCATTGGGACAATTGTATATTCATCAAAAATCAAAATCAAGATGACAGTAATAAAAATTGAATATGAGATGTATGTGATGAAGATGATATTCAATGAGTCAGTATTACTACTCGTATAGTAGGAAGCTGAGATAATAAAAAAGTATTAGCAAGTGTGGTTATAGATTATGCACCCATAGAAAATGATTGGAAATGGTCAGTACGCTGAAAAACATTCTATGGGAAGCAACTCCTCTTTCCTATACCAGAATCTGGAATGTACACCTTCACAGTAGAATCAACAAAAGATTCAAGAAGAAAAGCTTTAAGTTCTGTTGTAGTGAATTTAGAAAAACCATTACCTTGATTATCATTCAATATAACAAGCACAAGATCATCCTTACCTATTATTATTACGACTACACCAATCAGTATAGGTTGAGATAGCATTGTACGAGAGTTAGAATGATGATCAACCAAACAACAACAGCAAAGCGATAATGATAAGTGAACAAACTTTCTCATACGTTTTCCTTGAACATATACTATTAACGCAGTATTGAAAAACTGATGAGAAACTGTTGCTGTTGCAAGAAAACAATTTATAATAAACTATAATGATATTGTAATACCGAATATAACGCTTGATAAGATAGTCGGTAAACCAAATGAAATATTTATACTATCAACTCTTTCACCAATCAAAAAAATAGAAACCAATCGATGAGATAGTACAATACAATCAACTCAAATACAAAAACATAGCTATAGCAAAAAAGGAACTTACACCATTCAATCAAAAATTATATGATGAAACAATGAATCATTACAAGATATTAAAACAGTAAGTATTATGGATGCTAACTTATGAGACAATAATGACAAAATACTAAATATTGCGCCAAGTATTTTAAAAAGCAAGGTAAATACGAACATATCATTCTCATGATTGCAACTATGATATAACAATAATAATGTCATAAAAAAACATATATATGATTGAGTCTATACTATAAATAATAACTATTTTTTATATAATAATCCATGAATTTATTATCCTACAATATCTGAGACAATTGGAATGTGTAGCACAACAACGTGGTGAGCAACCATTATCATATCATGAAGGGAAAAAAATTCTTGTTTAACTATGCTCATAAATAACCTTACTCCATTATCTGATATTGATGGTGATGGTATTGATGATATATGCGATGATGATATTGATGGTGATGGTATTAAAAATATTATAGGATTTATTGAATACAAAGAATGATATTCATGATCATCAAATAGCACGATATGATTTCAAGATACTTATATATGGAATTCAACTCTATTACAACAACATTTTTCATGAATATGTTCATTAGATAATTGTCCTTTTAGGGAAAATACTGATCAAATGGACAGTGATTGATCTTGAGTTGGTGATATATGTAAAGAACGATATAATCAGATATGATTTATGAGTTGATCAAATAATTTTTCAGGGAATAATACTATATGAACAACATTATCAGGAAACACCTTTATATCAAATTGATCTGGTAACAATATCGACAGTGACTGAGACTGAATACCTGATATAAAAGATCAATGTTCTCTGATAAAAGAAACGTTTAATGGATATCTTGATGAAGATTGATGTCCTGAAATAGGTAATGATAATATATGTGAACCACCAATAGTCTGATGACCTCTTATCAGTACTGAATGTACTATGTGTCCTTGTCAATATATTATACAATCATCCGATATCTTACCATGAGATATTATAAGAGCAAGCTTACGATCACTAACAGGAAACTTTCTTCAATCATGGAGTAATGAATATATATTATAATACAGCAAATTATAACATAAAAAAAAGATGAGCTCTAATGGTTCATCTTTTTTAGTATATATAATAGTACCACAGCACTATTTATTTATCTTCATCATGATATACGTTATCAAAAAGTCATCATTCTATAGATTGAGTATCTGAAGATTTTTTACCATGATACCCAACAACATGTCATTTAAATTTATAATGTTGTGAAGAAAAAATAATGAATAAACAAAAGGCAAATAATACAATCAATACAATTTGAATAATATAATACATCATAGTCAATTTAACAACTGTAGTATAATCTCATAATAAACCTATTGTTTCTCACAATGTCATAAAACTTCATAATGATATAGCAAGTAGAATAACTGTTATCAAATATTTATTTCCTTGGAATCACAACTTCTCAATAATAAATATCTTTGTCTTCTTATGGAGTGATCGAAGTAAAATGAGAACAAATGATCATATAATAAGAATAAATGATTTTAAAAAAGAGAGAGATAAGAGAAATCAATACGATGGAGAAATTGTACTTGTATTTGGCGAAATAAGCATCAATGGCGAAAACAAAACCATAGCTGTAAGTGATAAGACTCAAATAACAACTATTTTTTCATATTTTTCCATATGAGCTATTTTTCTAGCAAGATAACGAACGTGATCAATAAAAAAAGATCATAATTGTTGAATTGTTTGTGGAATTTGGATTGTTTTTGCTTTCATAAGATAGTGAAAGAGAAACTAAAGAGTATAATAAGAAGATGATGAAGTCGAAGATCAAGGTGACAATGAAAATCATCATTGATCGATAGCAAAGTTTTGGACTAATCAACCTATAGAAAACAAATAATTCAAAATTTGACCAACCCTTGCAAAAATTGCAGGAGCAGTAAATGCCTCATAATTTAATACTCATACTCGTCTCAAAAACAAGGGGAAAATAATAAGAAAAATAATAGTCAGTATAATTCCTATCATCATAAATCTGATTCTATTCCATCCGCGCTTTTTCTTTTCTTCATCTCACTCAGAGGTAATAAAGTCCCAGATAGCCATAATAAATGATACAATTGCCATTACAAAAACAGCAATCACCACAAGAGCAATTACTGTCTGTACCATTGCTGCTATACTGGTAGCATCTGCAATAAAGGTCTGCATATCGCATAGAAAAATATAAAATTAGTTATATTTATCAGGATTCTTAGTTGTTTTACTAGAATTTTTAATAGTATAAAATTTTTTATACATATCATTTTTAGTTTGTGCAAACATCAATTTTGCAACTCTTTCAGAAAGTTGTACTCCTTTTGTAAGAAGTTCTTCAACACGATTTGCATTTACAACAAATTCATGTTTGATTGGATTAAATGATCCTAATACTTCTGAGTAACCAGCCTTTGCTGGTTTTGTATGCTCAGTAAGAACCACTCTAAACATTGGTAAGTTTCTTCTTCCAACTCTTGATAATCTAATAGTAAGCATAAATAAGACAATAGTAATAATAATAAAAAAAGTAGTAATATCCAGACTATTACTTAGTCTTCTCAGAAAGTTTGTGTTCAGTTATCTTTCTGGCTGTAGGAGAATACTTTGAAACAATCTTAGGTGTTGTAGGAGTAACTCTAATGACGTAATTAGTAGCACCTGTTTCTGTACATCTGTATACACCGATTTTTTTCTTTTTACCAGCTTTCTTGTTTGCCATGTTTAATAGAATTGTAATAAATAAATGTATTGCATTCTTTTTGCTACAGCCGCATAACAACCAGAATATCAATAATAAATATAATGAATGATTGTTGAGAGTAAATGTAGATTTAATATCAGGGCAATTATCCCTGGTAAGATCTAACAAATAATAACATTCGGGGCCGGGGTATTTTCCCGGTAAGACCTAGTAAATGTTAAGATTTGGCGCCGGGTAGACTCGAACCACCGACCTCGTCCTTATGAGAGACGCGCTCTAACCTGCTGAGCTACGGAGCCATAAATAATGATTAATTCGGTGAGGGCGGGATTCGAACCCGCGGTACCTTTCAGTACGACTCGTTAGCAGTGAGCTGACTTCGACCACTCATCCACCTCACCGTAATTTGACTATAACTTATAATTTAAAAACACAAAAATAGACAAGTTCATTAATACAGATTTCCGGTTGCATTGCAAGTCAAAATAGATACAAAATAGAACATAAACAGCATTAAGATACGTGAATAAGGTCAGAACAATTATTTTTAATTTTGTATACTTGTATTATAATAATGTCTATCGATGAATTAGGATGATTAGACTATAATATTGATAACGCTACATGAAGCAAAGAAGGACAGGAGCAAATCACTGATGCGATGAAAGAAGCTGTAGCTGAACAAGCAAGACAAGGTAAAGTTATTGCTGGCAAAATTGCAAATAGCAAAGCTCAAAACAATGCATATGCAAAATTTCTGGTATTTTTATTATCACAAATCCAGTCAGAAGAACTTATTGCAGTATTATATAAACTTTTTTTTACAACAAAAGACCCTTATCATAATACTATTTATATCAGAAAAAGTAGTAACTATCCAGTTTTAATTGGGCTTTTTGTGCCATTTTTCCGAGAAAAAGTTATAGAATACAAAATGTTGTCCCTCTACTCACCCATTTACAATCCAAATGAATCACTCACTACACATACTTATTTAAGTTATTTAAAAAAACTTGCTCATGCAATGCATGATAATATAGCACTGGATCAACAACTACTCTTACAATGTATCATACACATCTTTCATGAATTTCATATCATTGATACAAAAGCCATAAGCGAAGAGCAACTTGAAGAAATAAAATGACTCATTAAAAAAGAACTTTATTAATAGTACCAATATATAAACATACTATTAAAAATCACATTTACCTATTCGCATGAAAATCATGATTCTTTCCATCAACAACATACATAAATCTTTCATGACCGGCTTTGCTCAAAACATTTCTAAGCCTATTTTACAATGAGTATCACTTCATATTAAGCAATGAGAAATTTATGGATTTTTATGACTTAACGGAGCTGGGAAAACGACAACATTAGAAACTATTATGTGATTTCTTACTCCAGATCAGTGAACTATAACATTCTTTGGAAACCACGTCTTAGATAATACTATTCGTAAAAAAATCGGTTATGCACCTGACAAAACACCCTATTTTGAATATCTGACAGGTTGGGAAAATGTGATGATGATTGGTGAATATGCCTGAGTCGAGAAGAAAAAAAGGGAAACATTCTGACTCCATCTCTTTGATGAACTTGGTCTCACGTACGCCAAAAATAATTATGTGCAAAATTACTCACAAGGTATGAAGCAGAGATTATGACTTATACTTTCTCTTATTAACGATCCTGATCTCCTTCTCTGGGATGAACCAATGAGTGGTCTCGATCCGCTTGGAAGAATCGTCGTCAAAAATCTCATGAAAAAACTCAAAGCACAGGGTAAAACAATTATTTTTTCTACTCATATTCTCTCAGATGTAGAAGAAATCGCTGATAGATTTGGTATTCTCTCTGAAGGAAAAATAATTTACGAAGGAGATATGAAAACTATAACTACAAATTTAGAAGATTTTTTCTGTGAACAAGTTACACAATCAACAACACTACAACAGATAAAAATAAAATAACTATATCATAAATATAAATTAAGACAATATATTCTGACTTTCAAATGAGGTCAGATTTTTCTTTTTTTACAAAAACAAATACAATAATAGAGTATATTTTCATATCTTTGCGATCGTATAGCATGGACAACACTAATCAAGAACTTATTCTTAACACAACACAGGACAATCCGGTGACTATCATTAACAACATTACTATTAGAGATAATAGTGAAGATTTTTCAGCTACTGGCGGGAATAAGAACATTGACAATAATCTCCTACAAACAGATAACCAAAAAGAACAAGCTGAAGTTAATGGTACTGAGGAATTAGGAAATCTTAATAAAGATATTGTTATCCAGAAATTTCAAGACGAAACTACCGATTATAGAGCAAATATGACAAACATAAATCCTTTATCAGAAAGTGAGATAAACAAACAAAACAATGACTTACTGATAACAAAAACCAACAAAGAACAAGCTATAGCAACTGCTCTCTCAGGAACAACTCATGAACTTCTCAACAGTAAACAAGAAACTATTGAGATGACAGTATCACAGATCAAACAGCAAATCCATGATCTTAAACAACAAGTAAGATTTGCTGCAAGATGAGAAGGAAAAGATGTCAGGGAAGTAAAAAGATATATTATTGACTGGCTCAATCTTGCTGAAAAAAGAATCAACAAATATCAAAGAGCAACCAAAAGATTTGGGACTGAAGTCGTGAAAGATAGTCATGAAGCTGCGATGTATGCAAAGATTGCCACACTCTTATCAAACAGCAAAGATTATGTATCTCAAGCAATAACATGAGACATTAACGAAGC
It encodes:
- a CDS encoding DSBA-like thioredoxin domain protein, giving the protein MFKKNDYNHEKLTIAVIFSVIAAAFSVAGFFFNNTEEQVLKALNTMEAYKVGGQANREKLKKLYSDPNFATTQGQGIDQALESMGGAAANNNAADNNNGADTTATTSKTLSPEQIASVLDNKPLQGNKDSDIVLVEYTDFECPFCQTHFTNGTVASIISSEKIATTTKQFPLSFHPLAQKSAEGSLCVLELGGEEAFFEYIDKVFTSKDPSVANITAIAKEIGVKDTEFTECLNSNKTAAQVAADMKEGQSLFGVNGTPGNVLINKKTGKYVVVSGAQPLTAFQSAIAQIK
- the rpsP gene encoding 30S ribosomal protein S16 produces the protein MLTIRLSRVGRRNLPMFRVVLTEHTKPAKAGYSEVLGSFNPIKHEFVVNANRVEELLTKGVQLSERVAKLMFAQTKNDMYKKFYTIKNSSKTTKNPDKYN
- the yxlF gene encoding putative ABC transporter ATP-binding protein YxlF, coding for MKIMILSINNIHKSFMTGFAQNISKPILQGVSLHIKQGEIYGFLGLNGAGKTTTLETIMGFLTPDQGTITFFGNHVLDNTIRKKIGYAPDKTPYFEYLTGWENVMMIGEYAGVEKKKRETFGLHLFDELGLTYAKNNYVQNYSQGMKQRLGLILSLINDPDLLLWDEPMSGLDPLGRIVVKNLMKKLKAQGKTIIFSTHILSDVEEIADRFGILSEGKIIYEGDMKTITTNLEDFFCEQVTQSTTLQQIKIK